The sequence CCTCGACGTCTTTGCCGCCATCACCGGTGGCGCAGCCCTCGATGGCTCCGGTGCCGCCGGGCTCGCACCGGGCGACCAAGCTCCCTACAGCGAGGAAGTCGAGGTCACGGACGGCCCTGACTACATCACCGGCCCCTGCCTGTGCCTGTTCTGGGAAGTTCCCACCTCGGTGGGCAACGAGATCCAGACGGACACGCTGTCGATGGCCCTGGAGTTCCACGCGGTCCAGTCCCGCCACAACGACGGCACCGCCAACCCCTGCACCCCGAGCATCACCACCCGGACCGGTGAGGGCTTCGCCAAGCAAGAGGAGTTCGCGACCCAGCAGGAGACTTCCTTCGCACGCGGGCGCTACGGTGACAACCTCGCCGCCGGCGCCTGGGAAGTCGCGGTCGGCCCGGACGTGGGCAGTGCCACCACGGCGAACTACGTCTGGACCCCCGGTAACACCGTCCCGTTCAGCTACGAGTACGACGGCAGCCAGGCCTCGTTCACCCTCGACGGCGTGAGCGTCGCCAGCGCGATCCCGGCACCCTCGGGCAAGCTCGCCATCACGACCAAGGCCGACGAGGCGACTGTCAGCGTCGCGAACCTCGCGCTCGAACTGAACGGCGTGGCCACGACCCTCTCGGGTCCCGACGCCGTCTCCGCGAGCAACGACGGCAGCGGCCGCGACCTCACCTACCTGGTCTTCGACACCGACGCCGCCGACGTGGCGGCCCCGTTCGAGATCAGCGGGGACGTCACCGTCGACGTCCAGGGTGACTACTCCGGCAGCGACGAGGACGTCGCCTTCGACATCAGCATCGAGTGACCACCGCCTGAACCGTCTCAGACCAACCAACAACACACAACACGACAATGACCGACGACAACCAACTGTACAACCTCAGCAGGCGGAAGCTACTCGCAGGCCTGGGGACAGTGGGGCTCGCCTCCGCTGGCGCCGGCCTCGGCACCTCCGCGTTCTTCAGCGACCGCGAAGCCTTCGAGGACAACCGCCTCACCGCGGGCACGCTGGACCTGAAACTCGACTACAAGGCGACCTACCTCGGCGGCCCGGGCCGGCTCGACGCCGTGACGGCGATGGGCTACCCCGACGCCGAGGACCTCGGCGAGGGCCGGTACCTGCTCGACCAGGCACCGAGCCCAGCCGACATGCAGGCCTGGGAGGACCTCGTCCAGGGCGAGGAGTTCGACTTCTGCTCGCTCGAGGCCGACGAATTCCTGGTCAACGGCAGCGGGATCCCGATGTTCACACTTGAGGACGTGAAACCCGGCGACTCCGGCGAGGTGACCATCAGCGTCCACATCTGTGACAACCCCGGCTACGTCGAGCTGTTCGGCGACCTCTCCGAGGCCGAGAACGGCGAGACCGAGCCCGAAAGCGAGGTCGACGACACCGAGGGCGGCGACCTCGCGGACGCCATCGAGGTCTGCGTCTGGTACGACGAGGACTGCGACAACGTCTACGAGCCGACCGGCACCGGCCAGCAACAGGAACTGGAGGTCGCGCTCGTCAGTGACGTCTCCGGTTCGATGGGCGGCGCACCGCTGTCGGCGCTGAAGACCGCCGCGACGAATTTCGTCGACAACCTCTCCTCGCCGGACGAGGCCGCGGCGGTCTCGTTCAACAGTGGCGCCACGACCGACCAGGAGCTGACGACCAACTACCAACTCGTCCAGAACGCGATCACCAGCTACACCGCGGGTGGCGGCACCTCTATCGCGGCCGGCGTGAACGAGGGTGCCGACGAGCTCCTCAACGGGACCAACGCCACCCCGGGCGCCTCGAAGGTGATGATCCTCCTGAGCGACGGACAGTCCAACGCCAGCGCAGCCATCGCAGCCGCCGACGCCGCGAAGAACGCGGGTATCCGCATCTTCACCATCGCGCTGGGCAACGCGGACACGAGTCTCTTGGAGAGTCTCGCAACGTCGCCCGACGACGCGTTCGTCGCGCCGAACCCCGCCGACCTGGACACCGTCTACGCGGAGATCGCACAGGTCGTCCTCGCGGGCGAACAGAAGATCGCCGAGGGGACGATGAGCGAGGTGTTCGACCAGCTCGCCGACGGCGTCCTGCTGGACGGCAACCGCCAGGAGGAGGGCGTCCAGCCCTACCCCGGCGCGACCACCCAGTGTATCGGCTTCGAGTGGACGCTCCCGACAGACGTGGGCAACGAGGTCCAGTCCGACTCGGTGACCTTCGACATCGGCCTGGCGGCCGAACAGAGCCGCCACAACGACGACCCCGACCCGTACGCTCCCACTCCCACGGCGGAGTGACCGGGTGAACCGACGGGCAGGGCCGTTCCGGCCCCGCCCCGACCGTGGTCCGGGGGTCCCGGACCGACCCTTCAGAAACATGACTGACGACAATCAACTGTACAACCTCAGCAGGCGGAAGCTGCTGGCGGGCCTGGGGACCGTGGGGCTGGCATCGGCCGGCGCCGGTCTCGGGACCTCCGCGTTCTTCAGCGACCGCGAATCGTTCACGAACAACAGCCTCCGCGCCGGCGAGCTCGACCTGCTCGTCGACTGGCAACAGACCTACGACGGCCCCGCCGAGAGCGCGGTCTACGGCTCGGCCGGCCGCCCCTACGTCAACGCCTACCCCGACAGCGACGGTGACGGGGTCCAGGACGACGTTCCCCAGTCCTTCGTGGTCTGGGCGAAGCGCAACGGCTACGACCTGAACACCGCTGCCGGCCAGTCGGCCGCAGTCGCCGCGTTCAAAGACGCCTTCTTCGCGGACCTGGGCGCGGGCAACGACTGGGAGGCGCCGCTGGTCGCACTCGACGACGTGAAGCCCGGCGACACCGGCGAGGTGACGCTGTCGCTGCACTTCTTCGACAACCCCGCATACATCCGGATGCTCGGGGACCTGACCGGCGAGGCCGAGAACGGGCTCACCGAGCCCGAGGCCGAGGTGGATTCGACCCCCGACACCGGCGAGCTCGGCGAGAGCGTCGACGTGCTCGTCTGGAACGACGACGGCGACAACGTCTACGAGCCACGGAACGGCCAGGACGTCGACGTCGTCGTCCTGTTCGACACCTCCTGTTCGATGGAGTGGGCCGACTCCTCCGCGGGATGTAACGCAAACGAAAACACGCCCGCGCCGAACAAGTTCCCGCAGGCACAGGCCGGCGCGAAGGCGCTGTTCGAGGAGCTGCTGGCCGAGCCCGACGTCTCCGGGCTGGGCCTGCCCGCCGACATGATTCCGGACGCGAACGTCCGCGTCGGACTCGTCGAGTACGGCAACGACACCGGGGTCAAGGTCCCCCTCGGGGACGACCTGGACGCGCTGCGCAACGAGGTCGACGCGATGTCCCCCGGCAACAGCACCCTCTTGCCGACCGCACTGGAGGAGGCCATCGACATGCTCGAGGGCAGCGACGCCGACGAGAAGTGCGTCGTCGTCATCGGTGACGGCCAGCCCCACGACACGGGCAACAACGAACCCGGAAGCGGCTCGCCCGTGAACCCGCTCTCCGGCGTCACCTACGACGACTGGGGGGCGACCTACTCGGTCCAGCTGACCGAGTACCTCGAGGACGTGGTCGGCGCGAACGTGCTGACCGTCCACTACGAGGTCGAACCTGAGGTGAGCCTGGCGACGGGGATCGACACGGCCTACGCCCAGGGCACGGCCCCGAACTACGACATCGTCGACGGGGAGATCCAGACCATCGAGCTGTTCGAGATCATGGCCTCGCCGGTCAGCGGCGACCCTCTCGACATCAACCGTCTCTCCTTCGCCGCGGACCGTGACCGGCTGGTCTGTGTACTCCACCGGATCGCCCACCTCTGTGCCGGCGAGGTCCCGCTGTTCTACGGCAGCCTCGACGGCGCGCTGGAGGCGCTTGACGACGGACTCCTCCTCGTGGGGAACCCCCGGGTCGCGGCCGATCCCGAGAGCGACGCCCCCGTCCGGGAGTGTCTGGAGTGGTCCTGCACCTACTACGTCGGCTTCGAGTGGGCCGTCGACCCGGCGGTCGGCAACGAGATCCAGTCCGACTCCCTCGAGTTCTCGCTGGGCTTCGAGGCCGAGCAGTGCCGGCACAACGACGCGCCCTTCGAGAGCGAGGACGCCGAGCCCGCCGGCCAGGAGGTC comes from Salinirussus salinus and encodes:
- a CDS encoding choice-of-anchor W domain-containing protein; the encoded protein is MTDDKLYTLSRRKMLAGLGAIGIASAGAGIGTSAYFSDRESFSGNTLTAGSLDMRVLYETSYDSDGAVQNQVGSAMGTQDGEPASTFYELDDVKPGDSGHVEFCFEIVDNPSYVWACGDISESENGFTEPESEVDSTENGELAESIDARLVYCNEVDGEFVEGEEIVSGSLLDVFAAITGGAALDGSGAAGLAPGDQAPYSEEVEVTDGPDYITGPCLCLFWEVPTSVGNEIQTDTLSMALEFHAVQSRHNDGTANPCTPSITTRTGEGFAKQEEFATQQETSFARGRYGDNLAAGAWEVAVGPDVGSATTANYVWTPGNTVPFSYEYDGSQASFTLDGVSVASAIPAPSGKLAITTKADEATVSVANLALELNGVATTLSGPDAVSASNDGSGRDLTYLVFDTDAADVAAPFEISGDVTVDVQGDYSGSDEDVAFDISIE
- a CDS encoding vWA domain-containing protein, with product MTDDNQLYNLSRRKLLAGLGTVGLASAGAGLGTSAFFSDREAFEDNRLTAGTLDLKLDYKATYLGGPGRLDAVTAMGYPDAEDLGEGRYLLDQAPSPADMQAWEDLVQGEEFDFCSLEADEFLVNGSGIPMFTLEDVKPGDSGEVTISVHICDNPGYVELFGDLSEAENGETEPESEVDDTEGGDLADAIEVCVWYDEDCDNVYEPTGTGQQQELEVALVSDVSGSMGGAPLSALKTAATNFVDNLSSPDEAAAVSFNSGATTDQELTTNYQLVQNAITSYTAGGGTSIAAGVNEGADELLNGTNATPGASKVMILLSDGQSNASAAIAAADAAKNAGIRIFTIALGNADTSLLESLATSPDDAFVAPNPADLDTVYAEIAQVVLAGEQKIAEGTMSEVFDQLADGVLLDGNRQEEGVQPYPGATTQCIGFEWTLPTDVGNEVQSDSVTFDIGLAAEQSRHNDDPDPYAPTPTAE
- a CDS encoding vWA domain-containing protein; the protein is MTDDNQLYNLSRRKLLAGLGTVGLASAGAGLGTSAFFSDRESFTNNSLRAGELDLLVDWQQTYDGPAESAVYGSAGRPYVNAYPDSDGDGVQDDVPQSFVVWAKRNGYDLNTAAGQSAAVAAFKDAFFADLGAGNDWEAPLVALDDVKPGDTGEVTLSLHFFDNPAYIRMLGDLTGEAENGLTEPEAEVDSTPDTGELGESVDVLVWNDDGDNVYEPRNGQDVDVVVLFDTSCSMEWADSSAGCNANENTPAPNKFPQAQAGAKALFEELLAEPDVSGLGLPADMIPDANVRVGLVEYGNDTGVKVPLGDDLDALRNEVDAMSPGNSTLLPTALEEAIDMLEGSDADEKCVVVIGDGQPHDTGNNEPGSGSPVNPLSGVTYDDWGATYSVQLTEYLEDVVGANVLTVHYEVEPEVSLATGIDTAYAQGTAPNYDIVDGEIQTIELFEIMASPVSGDPLDINRLSFAADRDRLVCVLHRIAHLCAGEVPLFYGSLDGALEALDDGLLLVGNPRVAADPESDAPVRECLEWSCTYYVGFEWAVDPAVGNEIQSDSLEFSLGFEAEQCRHNDAPFESEDAEPAGQEVTQTAD